In Falco cherrug isolate bFalChe1 chromosome 2, bFalChe1.pri, whole genome shotgun sequence, the following are encoded in one genomic region:
- the IL18RAP gene encoding interleukin-18 receptor accessory protein isoform X1: MDKLLASDSSPLCSICLTESKMILKENVSEHQPKLIKKIILALCWILALFVSGAEVSEINLLGCSHAEPQIQYRAISGEEFVLQCTLPGRDATHIYNNSLLKEHKVKWFWHQKDKEPLKAIKESSKPALQGDALWFKPVRDSDSGVYICLIREKISCLKIVLEVQTKAAAKCSGYDTNVLYLLAGNGNSITCPGTKCYSHIKKPDVKWYKDGHQITRKKSRQSLKLKHNEIYLNPTYEIDAGTYVCDYTLYDNNIKWTLRTTVTVEVIAKTTTHPPNFLYPNGVVILEAELGKPLELKCHVQFGFERFSPMKVTWRRNNKENINEKLIQETSVYPEGLKGHTLLHVAKLKEVTERDLRSNFTCFAENSVGNATGVIQLKRKQRVFLLYVLCSAISTLFAFLLCTALIYQHWIEIVLMYRSYLVHNETTGDGKEFDAFVSYAKLDSSESDSALISEEKFALELLPDMLEKKYGYKLCILERDILPGGAYTDEVVTAIKQSRRAIIILSPAYVSGPSIFELQAAVNCALEDKKIKLVLIKFQAFQEPETLPPAVKKALRILPVITWNSSISAAPTKKFWKYVYYHMPVKTTKVLGNCSLKGFFQRLFSLVYQ; this comes from the exons aaagcaagatgattcttaaagaaaatgtttcagaacACCAACCAAAATTGATAAAGAAAATCATACTCGCTTTGTGCTGGATCCTAGCATTATTTGTCAGTGGGGCAGAAGTTAGCGAGATTAACTTGCTGG GATGTTCCCACGCTGAACCTCAAATACAGTATCGTGCAATTAGTGGTGAGGAGTTTGTTTTACAGTGCACTTTACCAGGTAGAGATGCTACTCACATTTATAACAACTCTCTTCTAAAAGAACATAAAGTGAAATGGTTCTGGCATCAGAAGGATAAAGAGCCACTGAAGGCTATCAAGGAAAGTTCTAAACCTGCTCTCCAAGGTGATGCACTTTGGTTTAAACCAGTAAGGGACAGTGATTCAGGGGTGTACATCTGTCTGATACG GGAAAAAATCTCATGTCTCAAAATTGTTTTGGAAGTACAAACAAAGGCGGCAGCCAAATGTTCAGGCTATGACACAAATGTGCTGTATCTTCTTGCTGGCAACGGGAATTCAATTACTTGTCCTGGGACAAAATGCTACAGCCATATAAAAAAGCCAGATGTAAAATGGTACAAG GATGGTCATCAGATAACACGtaagaaaagcagacaaagcCTAAAGCTTAAGCATAATGAAATCTACTTGAATCCAACCTATGAGATCGATGCTGGAACATATGTGTGTGATTACACCCTATATGACAACAATATCAAGTGGACACTGAGAACGACAGTGACAGTAGAAGTCATTG CAAAAACCACTACCCATCCACCAAACTTCTTGTATCCCAATGGTGTGGTGATCCTTGAAGCAGAGCTTG GAAAGCCACTTGAACTGAAATGCCATGTACAGTTTGGATTTGAAAGATTTTCTCCAATGAAAGTAACATGGagaagaaacaacaaagaaaatataaatgagaaaTTGATTCAGGAAACAAG tgTTTATCCAGAAGGTTTAAAGGGGCACACACTTCTTCATgttgcaaaactgaaagaagttACTGAAAGGGACCTCAGAAGCAACTTCACGTGCTTTGCTGAGAATTCGGTGGGGAATGCCACTGGTGTAATCCAgctgaagagaaagcagagag TGTTTCTCTTATATGTACTATGCAGCGCCATTTCTACTCTATTTGCATTCCTCTTGTGCACTGCCCTTATTTACCAGCACTGGATTGAAATAGTGCTGATGTACCGAAGTTATCTGGTCCACAACGAAACTACAGGAG atgGCAAAGAATTTGATGCATTTGTGTCCTATGCAAAACTAGACTCTTCTGAAAGTGACTCTGCTCTAATTAGTGAGGAAAAATTTGCCTTGGAGCTTCTTCCAgatatgctggaaaaaaaatacggATATAAGTTATGCATTCTTGAAAGAGATATCCTTCCAGGAGGAG CATACACAGATGAAGTTGTTACAGCTATTAAACAAAGCAGACGagcaataattattttaagccCAGCCTACGTCAGCGGACCAAGCATTTTTgaactgcaggcagcagtgaaCTGTGCATTGGAAGACAAAAAGATCAAACTGGTATTAATAAAGTTCCAGGCTTTCCAAGAGCCAGAGACTTTGCCTCCAGCAGTGAAGAAAGCTCTTCGGATTTTACCAGTCATTACCTGGAATTCTTCTATTTCTGCTGCTCCAACCAAGAAGTTCTGGAAATATGTGTATTACCACATGCCAGTGAAAACTACTAAGGTGCTGGGAAACTGCAGCCTAAAAGGCTTTTTCCAAAGGTTATTCAGCCTGGTATATCAATAG
- the IL18RAP gene encoding interleukin-18 receptor accessory protein isoform X2: protein MILKENVSEHQPKLIKKIILALCWILALFVSGAEVSEINLLGCSHAEPQIQYRAISGEEFVLQCTLPGRDATHIYNNSLLKEHKVKWFWHQKDKEPLKAIKESSKPALQGDALWFKPVRDSDSGVYICLIREKISCLKIVLEVQTKAAAKCSGYDTNVLYLLAGNGNSITCPGTKCYSHIKKPDVKWYKDGHQITRKKSRQSLKLKHNEIYLNPTYEIDAGTYVCDYTLYDNNIKWTLRTTVTVEVIAKTTTHPPNFLYPNGVVILEAELGKPLELKCHVQFGFERFSPMKVTWRRNNKENINEKLIQETSVYPEGLKGHTLLHVAKLKEVTERDLRSNFTCFAENSVGNATGVIQLKRKQRVFLLYVLCSAISTLFAFLLCTALIYQHWIEIVLMYRSYLVHNETTGDGKEFDAFVSYAKLDSSESDSALISEEKFALELLPDMLEKKYGYKLCILERDILPGGAYTDEVVTAIKQSRRAIIILSPAYVSGPSIFELQAAVNCALEDKKIKLVLIKFQAFQEPETLPPAVKKALRILPVITWNSSISAAPTKKFWKYVYYHMPVKTTKVLGNCSLKGFFQRLFSLVYQ from the exons atgattcttaaagaaaatgtttcagaacACCAACCAAAATTGATAAAGAAAATCATACTCGCTTTGTGCTGGATCCTAGCATTATTTGTCAGTGGGGCAGAAGTTAGCGAGATTAACTTGCTGG GATGTTCCCACGCTGAACCTCAAATACAGTATCGTGCAATTAGTGGTGAGGAGTTTGTTTTACAGTGCACTTTACCAGGTAGAGATGCTACTCACATTTATAACAACTCTCTTCTAAAAGAACATAAAGTGAAATGGTTCTGGCATCAGAAGGATAAAGAGCCACTGAAGGCTATCAAGGAAAGTTCTAAACCTGCTCTCCAAGGTGATGCACTTTGGTTTAAACCAGTAAGGGACAGTGATTCAGGGGTGTACATCTGTCTGATACG GGAAAAAATCTCATGTCTCAAAATTGTTTTGGAAGTACAAACAAAGGCGGCAGCCAAATGTTCAGGCTATGACACAAATGTGCTGTATCTTCTTGCTGGCAACGGGAATTCAATTACTTGTCCTGGGACAAAATGCTACAGCCATATAAAAAAGCCAGATGTAAAATGGTACAAG GATGGTCATCAGATAACACGtaagaaaagcagacaaagcCTAAAGCTTAAGCATAATGAAATCTACTTGAATCCAACCTATGAGATCGATGCTGGAACATATGTGTGTGATTACACCCTATATGACAACAATATCAAGTGGACACTGAGAACGACAGTGACAGTAGAAGTCATTG CAAAAACCACTACCCATCCACCAAACTTCTTGTATCCCAATGGTGTGGTGATCCTTGAAGCAGAGCTTG GAAAGCCACTTGAACTGAAATGCCATGTACAGTTTGGATTTGAAAGATTTTCTCCAATGAAAGTAACATGGagaagaaacaacaaagaaaatataaatgagaaaTTGATTCAGGAAACAAG tgTTTATCCAGAAGGTTTAAAGGGGCACACACTTCTTCATgttgcaaaactgaaagaagttACTGAAAGGGACCTCAGAAGCAACTTCACGTGCTTTGCTGAGAATTCGGTGGGGAATGCCACTGGTGTAATCCAgctgaagagaaagcagagag TGTTTCTCTTATATGTACTATGCAGCGCCATTTCTACTCTATTTGCATTCCTCTTGTGCACTGCCCTTATTTACCAGCACTGGATTGAAATAGTGCTGATGTACCGAAGTTATCTGGTCCACAACGAAACTACAGGAG atgGCAAAGAATTTGATGCATTTGTGTCCTATGCAAAACTAGACTCTTCTGAAAGTGACTCTGCTCTAATTAGTGAGGAAAAATTTGCCTTGGAGCTTCTTCCAgatatgctggaaaaaaaatacggATATAAGTTATGCATTCTTGAAAGAGATATCCTTCCAGGAGGAG CATACACAGATGAAGTTGTTACAGCTATTAAACAAAGCAGACGagcaataattattttaagccCAGCCTACGTCAGCGGACCAAGCATTTTTgaactgcaggcagcagtgaaCTGTGCATTGGAAGACAAAAAGATCAAACTGGTATTAATAAAGTTCCAGGCTTTCCAAGAGCCAGAGACTTTGCCTCCAGCAGTGAAGAAAGCTCTTCGGATTTTACCAGTCATTACCTGGAATTCTTCTATTTCTGCTGCTCCAACCAAGAAGTTCTGGAAATATGTGTATTACCACATGCCAGTGAAAACTACTAAGGTGCTGGGAAACTGCAGCCTAAAAGGCTTTTTCCAAAGGTTATTCAGCCTGGTATATCAATAG